GGTCTGCGACTGCTTGGCAGCAGCGGCCAGCTTGCCGTTGCCGAACACGCGCAGACGGAACTCTGACGCTGACTCGAGCGGCTCGGCTTCGATGTGGAAGGCAGCCCACGAAGCATATGGGCGAATGCAGAGGTTGCCGGGCACAGTCTTCGCGTTCGGCTCCAGCATGCGCGCCACCTGCGCCTCAAAGCGCATGTAGGCGGCCTCAGCCTTGTCCCAACGCATGCTCACCCAGGTCGCAGACGCGACGGGGCTGAAGAGGATTCCGAAGAAGCCAAAGAGCACTGCGAGTTGGTGGAGGTTGGCGGCCGACATGAAGACGTCTACTTTCAGAAGCGAGTTGCTGGATTCGCTCTGCCTGCTCAGAATAGCGAGCGCACGTTCCTTCCGCCGAGAAAACAGATAGAGTTTCCTTGACGGAGTACAAGGAAAGTAACGTTACGCAAACGGTATCACGATGACCTACGCTGAAGCACTCGAAAAATTGGCCAGTCTTGGCCCCGAAGTCCGCACGGGACGCGCCGCCGATGGCGGTGCTGGAATGCCGCCGCGAAAGTTTTCACTGGATCACATCCGCGTGCTGCTGGCCGAGCTCGGCTCGCCAGAAACGAGCTTTCCGAGCGTGCTGGTGGCTGGCACCAACGGCAAGGGCTCGACGACCGCCACGCTTGCGTCGATCGCCGCCCATGCAGGGCTGAAGACCGGCTGGTACACCTCGCCGCATCTGCTGCGCGTCAACGAGCGTATCCATGTCAGCGACGGCGCGAAGCTCGTCGAGATCCCGGATGAAGCGTTCGGCGACGCGTTTGGCCGCGCCTGGAGCGCCGCCGAGAATCTGGTGAGTGAAGGCAAGCTGCCGCACATGCCGAGCTTCTTTGAGTTCTTCACCGCCACGGCATTTGTCTACTTTGCCGAGCAGAAGATCGAGCTCGCGGTGCTGGAAGTCGGCCTTGGCGGCCGTCTCGATGCGACGAATGCTGTCGAGCCGATCATCTCGGTCATCACCGACATCGGCATCGACCACACGGAGTTCCTCGGCAACACGATCACCGAAATTGCGCGCGAGAAGGCCGGCATCTTGCGCAAGGATGGCGTGCTCGTCACGCTCTCGCAGCATCAGGAAGCGAATGCTGCGATCGGCGAGGTGGCGATGAGCCTCGGCGTGCGCGGCGTGGATGCGGCGCGTTGCCTGCCGCCGCGTTCGTTGATGGCGACGGGCGGCATCGCAGACGAGTATTCGCCGCTGCCGCGCAACAAATATGCCGTCGCGATTGATGGTGAGCCGATCCTCGTGAACTCGCCGCTGCGTGGCGTGCATCAGCAGCGCAATCTTGCGTTGGCCATCGCAACCGCGCTGGAGCTGCGCGCCAACCATGGCTTTACGCAGATCACAAACGCCGCGATCGAAGCGGGGATTCGTGAGACCGTGTGGCCCGGACGCCTGGAGTGGATTCCTGCGCGCGGCGGTCGTGCAGCCATGCTGCTTGATGTGGCGCACAACCCTGCAGGAGCGTGGACGCTGCGCGATGCGTTGTCGCATCTGCCGGAGTCGATGCCGCGCACGCTGCTCTTCTCTGCGCTGCATGACAAGCCGATTGCGGACCTTGCGCGCGTACTCTTTCCGCTCTTCGACTCCTCGTCGAGCGACCCCGAACGCAAGGGCGACCACGTCGTGCTCGCGCCGATTCAGAACGTACGTGCCGCAACCGTGGATGAACTGCTCGCCGCGGCGCATGAGCTCGACGTACCCGCGCACGGAGCGCCTCACGTGCCCGCTGCGTTGAAGCAGGCGGAAGACGTCACGCCGCGCGACGGTGTGATCGTGGTGACGGGCAGCATCTTCCTCGTGGCTGAGATCCGCGCGCTGCTGATGGAAGAGAAAGTACGATAGAGACAGTGCCCCAAGCGACCCAACCCATCGACGTGAAACCCACGCACCAGCCGAAGATGCCGCCTCCGTTCTGGAAGTGGACGACGTATCTGCTGCTGATGCCGTTGATCGCGCTGGCAACAACGTTCTTCGGCACGATCTCGCTGATCGCAGGTCTATGGGACAAGTCGGGGCGCCAGCAGCATTGGATCGCACGGCAGTGGGCGCGGCTGCTGCTGAAGATTGCACTCTCACCCGTGGAAGTCGTGAACGGCGAGCGATTGAAGGGACTCGGCTGCGCGGTCTACGCGTCCAACCACCTGAGCTACTACGACACGCCGGTACTTTTTGCGAAGCTGCCGTTCCAGTACCGCATCATGGCAAAGGCGCCGCTCTGGAAGATTCCTTTCATCGGCTGGTACTTGAACCGTTCCGGACAGGTGCCGATCGATCAAAGCTCGGCGCGTGCAGGCGTGGCCTCGCTGGCGCGTGGCGTCAAGACGCTCGATGCGGGCTTGCCGCTGGTGATCTTCCCTGAGGGCGGTCGCGCGGCCACGGGCGAATTGCAAAGCATGCTTGCAGGCGCTGCGTGGATGGCAATCAAGGCGCAGGTGCCGCTGGTCCCGCTCACGCTGGTGGGAACGTATGAGCTGCTGCCGATCCATGTCTACGCGCTGCATCCGCGTCCGTTGAAGCTGATTGTTGGCGAGCCGATTTCGACGGCCGGGCTCACGACGAAGGACGCCGAAACGCTCACCGCGCAGATGCGTCAGGTGATCTTCGATACATTTGTCGCCGAACACCGATAGACTTAGCTAACTTAGCTAGGCTAACCTGTGCGCATGGCAATGACGACCGTCAACATTCACGAAGCCAAGACAAACCTCTCAAAGCTGATCCAGATGGTGGAAGCTGGCGAAGAGGTGATCATCGCGCGCGCAGGCAAGCCTGCCGTGCGCTTGAGTGCGTTTGTCGCTCCTGAAAAACCGAAGCGCAAAGCGGGGTTCTTGAAGGACTACGGCTTCAAGATGCCGAAGGATATCAAGAAGCCTTTTGAGAAGGACATTGAAGAGATGTTCTACGGCAACCCGAAGAAGTTCTCCAAATGAAGCTTCTTCCGGATACTCACATCCTTCTCTGGTTTGCGACGGACGCGAAGGAACTGCCACGAGAGGCACGACGTCTGCTCGAAAGCGATGACCACGAACTCTTCTTCAGCGTCGCAAGCATCTGGGAAGTCGCGACCAAGTTTGCTTTGCAGCGCAAAGACTTCACGATCGATCCCGAACCTCTTCGGCTCGGCCTCTTGCAGCACGGCTTTCAGGAGCTTGATGTGCAGAGCAAGCATGCGATGGCGCTACGCACGATGCCGCATGTTCACCGCGATCCGTTTGATCGCATGCTGGTCGCGCAGTGCCTTGTCGAAGGGCTGACGCTGCTTACAGCCGACCGCACGTTGAGCAAGTACGCTGCACCTGTGCGCCTGGTGTAGCGCGTCTCTTACAATCAACGCATGATTGCTCATCTTCGCGGAACGCTTCTCTTCAAGTCCCCTAACGCTGTTGTGCTGGAGTGCGCGGGTGTGGGGTATGAGCTTGCTGTGTCCGTGGCGACATTCACCGATCTCGGCGCAGAAGGCAGCGAAGCGAAGCTGCATGTGCACACGCATGTGCGCGAGGACGCCTTCTCGCTCTTCGGCTTCTCGGAGCTGCAGGAGAAGCGGCTCTTCGAGAAGCTGCTGACGATCTCCGGCATTGGGCCGAAGCTTGCGATCACGGTGCTGAGCGGCATCTCTGCGGAGCGGCTCGTAGGCGCGATTCGCGGCGGCGATCATGCGACGCTCACGAAGATTCCCGGCATCGGCAAGAAGACCGCTGAACGTGTCGTGCTCGAGTTGAAGGACAAGCTCGACGACATGCAGGGCTATACCCCTGCGGGCGAAGTCGTGCCTTCTCTGGGCGCTGTGGCGGACGACGTGTTGTCGGCGCTGGTGAACCTCGGCTATCTGCGTCCCACGGCGCAGAAGGCCGTCGAGACAGCCGCAAAGGACGCGAGCATTGCGGGTGAGTTCGAGAAGCTCTTCCGCGCGGCGATGAGCGCCGTTCGCTAGCTACGCGCGACGACGATAGCGCACGGAGAATTCATAGCCTGCGTTCGGCGGGAAGAGTTCCGCGCAGAGGCGCAGACGCTCGGCGAGAGCGCCGGGAGCGAGCAGCGGATACTCTCGTTCGCGAAGTTCCGAGTAGTCGAAGTCCAGCGCGAGCGAAAGCAGGAACACCGCGACCGCGTCGGAGAAAGCCGTCTCGAGGAAGATCTTCTTCTCCTTCTCATCGATGCTGGCGGGCTCTGCGTTCGCATTCAGATCAACGACTGCGGGCTTCGCCGTGGAGAAGGCGCGCACACGCTTCGAGGCAAGCGCGCGTGACGCACGCAGCGGCTCCGGCTCAAAGACTACTGAACGACCAAAGGTGAGTTGGCGCGCTTCCCAGGCATCGAAACTCGTCTCGCCTTTGACGTTCGCGAGCGCCTGTTGCCAGGCGAGTTCGCTGAAGCGTTCGGGGATACCGGCAACGTCGACGTATGCATGCGCGACGTTGATGAAGAACTCGAAGCTCAGCGCGAAACGGTCCTGCATGAGACGTGTGGAGATGAAGACGCCACGGCGACCGCTGCCGAGTTCGACGTTGCGATGGCAGATGGCACCGGTGCTCAGATCATCGGTGTACGCGGGCGCGACGAGTGCAGATTCGTCGGTCTTCTGTGTGCGCGGCGAGTCAATGATCGTGTCCGCTTCGCGCATCGCGAGCGGCACGAAGAAGTAGGTGTTGGCCTCGAGCGACGCACTGATGCTGGTGGGTACGGCCTGCAGCATCGAGTCGAGATCCACTGCGGGCACGCCGGTTTCGCCAAAAGTGGCAAAGCTCACGCCATTGGGCGACTGCCGTACTTCGGCATCGCGGGCCACTTCCTGCGCACGTACAAGGTTCGTCATTGGGCCCACTTCCGCCATTCGCGTTATTCTAGCTGAGTATGGCTAGCGCAAACCATGTCGAGCGTGCACGCGCCGAAGGCACTATCTTCGGCATTCCGATGGGCGACCTCGGTTGGTTCCAGTCCCTGTTGATGGGTTTGGCGACTGGCTTTGCCGCCTTCTTCCTCACGACCTTTGTGGCCATCGTCGCGATGCTGCTGGAGCAGATGTTCACGCATCGCGTTCCGCCGTATGACCATGCGTACAAGCTCATCGGCTTCCCTGTAGGCGTTGTCGTAGGCGTGGCGGCGCTGGGCTATCTCGCGGTGCTCTATACGCGTCAGATCGCGACGAAGCGTCGTACAGCGCGCTCGTAAGCCGCTGATTTTTCGTTTTCCCCATTTCTCATCGTGGTTCCCTGCGTGGACGCTGCGCGGATTTTGCGCGTCCAATCATGCAGTATCAAGAAGAACGATGGGAGGGCTGCGCGCCATGAAGATGAAACTTTGGATGTTTGTGATGGCGATGCTGGTGTTGGGTTCGGCTTCGCAGGCACGCGCGCAGTGGGCTCCGTATGCGATGTTCTCGCTGGGCCACTACTCCGGTGTAGGCGTTGGCGCGAACACAGCCGGCAACCAGGTTGGCGGCATGAACGCGCTGGGCGGCACCTTTGGCTTGAGCGATGAGCCGTATCACTCAGGGCCGATCGGCTTTGGCTTCGATGCACGCGGCATCATTGAGAACTCGGCAAACTCGACGCCCTACGGCAACAAGATGGCTGGCGCACTGATCGGTCCGCGGTTGGAGATCAACACGCTGGCGTTGCCGTTCCGTCCGTATGCGCAGGTGGAGCTGGGCATTGTAGGTACGAACAATGGCAAGCAGACCAACAAGGACACGCATGGCGCGTATCAGTTCCAGTTCGGCGGCGACATCACGATCTTCCCGCATGTAGCGACGCGTCTGGAGTACGGCGTTGGTCAGCTCTGGACCGGCAACGGCACCAAGCACACGTTGCAGACGTTTGGTGCGGGTGTCGTGATCCGGCTGTGAGCTAATGGCGGGTGGCTGGCGTCATCGTCATTCCTCCACACCATGAAAGCCGAAAGCCTCGCTATAGCGAGGCTTTCGTCGTTAGCTCGTTGTTGTAGAACGGCCCTTCGATCTCTGGTCGTGGACTGACCATCTGTCTCCACGCCATTTGTATCCCGAGGAAGGTGATGAAGAGGTTGATGAGACCGCTGCCTACTGACGCCGTAAACGTCAGGAACGGTGAGATAAGTCCGATACCTAACAACAGTGCGCAAGCCTTGAGGAAGCCTCCTATACCTGTCGGTACATCCGCCTGCGCGTGCTGTGGAGTGCCGTTACGCGCGTCCGCTTCAGCGGTCTTACCTGCCCTCGCCTCCGCTCGCTGGGTCGCATCTTGTGCCCTGTGCTCGTTTACCTGATGGAGAGCGATCGGCACGAAGGCCACGGCGATCGCCGCATACGTGAGCAAAGCCGCAGCGATCTGGTAGCGCTTGCCACCAAGTCCGCGTGAGCCTTTTTTCATCGAGAACCCTACGACGAAACCAACACCGATCGCCGCCCAGCCCAACGATATGCCGGTAACGATCCCGAAGAGCGCATAGGCGATACAGCCGAGCACGGCAGCGATGGCGCCGAAGAGCAACGCACGTGTAAAGGCCTTATGAGAGTCGGGCGGAACGAGCGACTCGGCCCGTTGCGCGCAGGGCGAACAGGCCAGATGACCGGAAATGCGGAAGTATTCGTTCGGCGTGGCACGGCCACAGTAAGCGCAGGCGTCCGGCGGCGCGGGATCGCCTTCATAGACAGCTTTGTCAAAGCTCAGCGAAGGTGTCGTAGCCATGATGGGTTGGGAGAACTCTATCAGAGAGAAGCGAATCTCCCAACCGCATGCTTAAAGAGCCTTGCGAACCGCGCGACGTACAAGCTCCGTCGTCGCTCCGTAGACGAGGTGCGCCGCATAGGGCGTGGCGAGTGTGTGCATGGGGTACTCGTCGGGCCACGCACCGAGACCCAGCGCAGGCACGCCGAGGACGTCAGCACCCACGAAGAGTGCGGAGCCGAAGCCTGTCCCGTAACCTGCGCTTGCAGTGCTGCAGAGTTCGGCGAGACCACCGTACAGGCCGCCCATGATGGCTCCGAAGGCGTAGTGCACGATGGGGCCGCCGCGCTCCTGCTGCTCCCAGGTGAGGTGGCGTCCGCCGGTGGCGAGCTCGGTGAGGGTGTCGGCCGTCTTCATGGTGGCGTCCTGATAGGGCTCGCCCTCATGCAGCGCGGCATCTGCGTTCTCTTGCGGCGTGTTCACGGCGCGGGTAAGTGCCTTGCCCGGGCCTGCCTGGAACTCATTCATCATCCACGCCGCAACGAGGCCGCCAGCGATGCCTGCAAGGACTCCACGCACTACATGCTTCTCTGTCTTCACTGCCATAAAGCAAAACTCCCTCGCGCGCTGGTTGCGCCTCGAGGGAGTTGGATGCCGTGCGCATAGACCGCGGCTAATGAAGGCTGCTTTTCTGTGCCCGCTGCGACGACGGAGTGGGGATTTTCATGCCGCAGCGTCACAGTGCGGGTATGATGGGCGCATCTGTCCAACATAGTTTTCCAAACATAGCCGGTGGAGTGTTCCTATGAGTTTCCTCAGCCGTTCCTTGCTGATTCTTGTGGCGTTGTATGGCTTCGTTTTCGTCCTGGGCGACGTGTTTCTGTTGCACCAACATGCGCCTGTGTGGTCGGGCCTGGTATTCGTGCTGGTGCTGGCTGGAGTGCAGTACGCGATCTCGCCGTGGCTCATCGAGCGCTTCTACAACATCGGCTGGTATGAAGGCGATATCCCGCAGGAGTACGTGGAGTTCGTGCGCGAGGTGTGCGCCGCGCAAAACATGCCGATGCCCAATCTGGGCATCATTGAAAGCGAGACGCCGAACGCATTCGCCTTTGGCCGTCTACAGAAGGATGCACGTGTTGTCGTCACGCGCGGGCTGCTGAACATCCTCTCACCGGAAGAGGTGAAGGCCGTGCTCGCGCATGAGTTGGGCCACATTGCACACTATGATTTCGCCGCGATGACGCTGGCGGCGGTTGCACCGATGTTGCTCTATCAGATCTACCTATGGACGGATCGCATGAACAACCAGGGGCGCATCGTGAGCTACTGCGCGTACGTCGCTTATTGGATCGGACAGTTTATGGTGCTGCTGCTGAACCGGACGCGTGAGTATGGAGCCGACGCTTTCTCGGCGGAGATTACCGGAGACGCGCCAGCTCTTTCATCGGCCCTGGTGAAGATTGCTTACGGCATGGTGAAGTATCGCGGAGAACTTCGTCGTCTGGAGAAGGAAGGCGACTCGTCGGAGAAGAAGCAGAGCAAGCGTTTGCTGCAAGCAGGTCAGGCGCTAGGGATTATGGGCATCGCCTCGGTCTCGGACCAGTCAGCGCTGGCGCTTGGGTACGAAGACCCCGCCGCGACGGCGCGCGTGATGAAGTGGGATCTTGTGAACCCTTGGGCTCGCTTCTATGAGCTCGGTTCGACACATCCGCTGACGGCGCTGCGACTGCGCGCTCTGAATCGTATCGCGGAGAAGAACAACCAGCCGGTTCAGTATCCGCTGCCTGCCACAAACGGGATGCGTTGGATCGGCTTCCCCATAGAGTTTGCGATCTGGTCGGCACCGTTGGTGCTGGGCTTCCTGCTCGTCTCCTACTTCTGGGTGGCGCGATCGCTTGAAAAGATGGGGCTCAATCTTCCGGTCCATCTGGTGGGCTGGATGTTGATCTCGATGGGCATCACCTGGGCGATCAAGATCATGTATCGCTATCGCGGCAACTTTACGCCGGCGAAGGTGGAAACGCTGCTGGAAGACCTTGATGTCTCGCAGATGCGCTCACGTGCGGTCGTGCTGGAGGGTGAAGTGATCGGCCACGGAAACCCCGGAGCGTTCTGGAGCCCGGACCTGGTGCTGCGCGATGACACAGGCATGATGTTCCTGCTCTATCGCTCTTCCATTCCCTTCGGACGTTTCGTCTTCGCACTCTCCAAGGCCGATAGCTTCATCGGCGAACGCGTGCGTGTAGAAGGCTGGTATCGTCGCGGCCTGATGCCCTACTTTGAGATGTCTAAGATTCAAGGCGATGTCATCGAGTCGCTGCACGGACGCGGCCCTGTAACGCTCTTCGGTACCGACGGCGTACAGGCGCCGGTGAAGCGTACGCCGCTCATGGCGAGGTCGTATGCACGTTGGATCCAGTTAGGCGCTGCGGCCGTTGCGACGGTTGTCGGTATCACCTTCCTGCAGTTCTAATTTCCAGCAGTTCTAATCGCGACTCAAGCGTAGAAAAGCCCGCTCACTTCGAGCGGGCTTTCTTGTTGCGTGTGAGCTGCGATCAGATGCGCATCGGCATGAGGATGTAGCGGTACTTCACTTCCTCGTTGCCGTCTTCGGGGCGCATCTGGCCGGCGGACTGGGCGTCCTTGAACTCGAGGCGAACTTCGCCGGTGTTGCCGGTGGCCTTCAAGAAGTCCACGAGATAGCTGGAGTTGAAGCCCACCACGAGCGGATCGTAGTTATACGGCGTTTCGATGATGTCTTCGGACTCGCCCGCGTCCGTGGACTGCGCGGAGAGCTTCAGCTCGTTCTGCTCCAGACGAATCTTGATCGCGCCCGAACGCTCGTCTGCAAACTGCGCCACGCGCTGGATCGAACCCATCAGGTCTTCCGAGCGAACGATGACGAACTTCGTATTGTCGCGCGGCAGCACAGCTTCGTAGTTCGGGAACTGGCCGGTGAGCTTGCGGCTGGTGAGCACGCGGCCACCGATGCGGAAGAAGAGCGTCTGGTCGTCGTCGGCAAACTCAAGCGTTTCAGCGTCGGAGTTGTTCAGCAGCGACATCAACTCCGCCAGCGCCTTGCGCGGGATCAGCGTCTTCTTTTCGCCGGAGACTTCCATGTTCTCGCCGGTCTTTTCGATGTGCGCGAGGCGATGACCATCGGTCGCCACCATCGCCATCGACTCGGCCTTGAGCACCAGCAGCGCGCCGTTCAGCGTGTAGCGCGACTCTTCGTTCGAGATCGCGAAGATGGTCTTCGAGATCATGTTGCGCAGGTTCGCAGCGTTGATCTTGAAGACGCCAACGCCGGGGAACTCAGGCACCGCCGGGAAGTTTGCGCGCGCCATGCCGACCATCTTGGTGTTCGAGCGGCCAGCGCGGATCTGCACCCAGTGGTTGTCCTGCAGCTTGATGGAGATGTCACCCTCGGGCAGCAGCTTGATGTAGTCGTAGAGCTTGCGTGCGGGCACGGTGCAGGCGCCGGACTTCTTGACGCGAGCCGGGCACGAGGTCTTCAGCGACTGGTCGAGATCGGTGGCGGTGATGGTGAGCACGCCTTCGTCCGAAACCTCGAAGAGAAAGTTCGAGAGGATCGGGATGGTGGTCTTGCGCTCGACGACGGACTGCGCTGCGGTGAGTTCCCGCAGAAGCTCGGCTCGGCTGACCGTGATGTCGAGGTTGCCGGTGGGGGCTTGAAGGTCGGGCGTAAGTGCGGCTGTAGACACGATGCGATTCTCCCTGCTTTACAGAGCGTTGATGGCTTGATTCTAGGCTGTGCGAGCGATTTCCGCGAGTCTTTCAGGCTTGTGGATTATGACGGCGTTCTGTGGGTTGGATGAGCAAGGCGCGAACCCTGCTGCCTGGCGAGAGAGGCTTCTAAAAACAAGCTCAAAAGGAAGTACTAAGAAGGTCGTAGCAGTCGTTCGGTGTGGAAAAGCGGAGAACATGCCCCCATGCCCTATCCATGCGGGGTTCGCGAGCGCCAAAGTTTCCAAAACCCGGTCGAGAAAAATCGGAAGGTTTGGAAGGTAAGGACCACCGCTCCGGTTGGGTGCTCGGTTTTACACACTTCGCACAAGCGGCTTCCGCAGAGACGCGAGAAGACCTGTCGGCTTAAGGGAGAACTCGCGCAAAACCGCGTCATTGCTGGCGATCATGCGTCCCCGGATTTCCGCTGGTTCGGGCGAGTGCCAAGGAAATGTGGAGATAGTGGGTGCGGTGTGGAGATCGCGTCCTGGTCAAGGAAGGAGAAAAAATGTTGTAAGAAATGGTAAATGCGTACCGGTAGGTATATATCTATGAGTACGTCATTGGAGGCGTCTCCCCATGCTCTTCAAAATTGCGTACCGCGTTGTCGGTGTGTCCCTGTTGTTTCCTCTCCCGCCTTTCTCTGTGAAGGCGGGCGCACAAGATTTGAAGTCTCCGGCCAGCGCTCCCGCGTCGTTGTCGGCTGTTGCTGCCGAGTGGAAGAGTGAAACGGCCCAACATGCTTTCGGATTGCCGGAAGTAAAGCCGAAGGCGAAGGGAACGCTCGCGTTGATGAGCGATTCCCTCACCTTTACGACGAAGGCGTCGCGGTACTCGATTCCGCGTTCAGCGATTACAGCAGTAAGCGCGGGCAACGACCGCGTGGAGCTTTGGGGTACAGGTGGACGCCTGATGCGCATGGTGATCCCCGATGGTGGCGGCATGGCTGCGGCGGCGATGATGCATCACCGGGTGGATATGTTGACGGTCGACTTCCGCGACCCGCGCGGCGGCTACCACGCGGCGGTGTTCTATCTGCCAGCGTCTTCGGCGGAGCTCGCGCTGAAGCGCTTTGCCCAGGGCGCTCCCTACGTCGCCGCTCCTGCGACGGACAGTTGCGGCAAGAAGCCGATCAACCCGGACAGTGTCTTCGTGGCGTTCCCGGACTGGAACCGCGTGGACGTGCCGGCAGCGTATCGCGGCCTGGTCTACGAACACATCATCGATCGCCTGGAGGCCAGGAACAGCCGCAGCGTGTACCGCTACGGTGTCCTCGCAGGCGGCACTTACTGCCCGCGCTACACGGTGGAGGTTGCCATCGAGGGCTACAAGAAGGGCAACCAGGTGATGCGCGCGGCCATGGGGCCGATCGGCATGTTCACCAGCGCGACGCAGATGAAGTTTTCGGTTTCGTTCATCGACGATGCGACGGGCGTGAAGACAACGGACGCGATCAAAGCGACGGTGCGCACGGAGTCCGAGAGCACCGAGGTCGCGGACGCGGTGGCCAAGCAGTTGGCTAAGCACTACGCCAGGATGCTGAAGCGCGATGGCGGCAAGGACGCGTTAGGTGGTTCGGACCAGCCGTCGAACCAGATGGTCGCCGCGCAGATGACGGAGCCCCGTTCATGAATGTGATGGAGCCGTCGCAGGCCGCGTTGCTGCCTGTGAGTGTGAGCGAAGGCGTGCTTTCTACTAGGATGGAAAGCACGCCTATGGCTCCCGCAAAACAAAACAAGCACGAGATGAAGACGAAAGAGACGCGCGAGTTGTTGCTGCGTGCGGCTCGAGAGATCTTCGTGCGCGATGGTTACGAGAAGGCCGATCTAGCCGAGATTGCGAAGCTCGCTGGACGCACCAAGGGCGCGATCTATGCGCAGTTCAAAAACAAGGAAGAGATCTTCATTGCGCTGGTAGAGGCCGCTGCGCTGGAGCGTCGTGCGCGCATGCGCGCGCAGTTGGCCAAGTCCGACTCTGTTGCAGGCAATGTCGCGGCCATGCGCGAGCACTACATCCACATGGTGGATGACGATACGTTTGGGCTGCTTCTGCTGGAGTTCCGGCTCTATACGATTCGGCATCCAGATGTGCGCGCGCGGCTGGCACAACTCTACAAGTCCATCATCCCGGACAACGAAGAGACGGTGTACACCGCGATGCTCGGCTCTCCGGGTAAAGGCAAGCACGCACTGCCGCGCACCGTGTCGATCCATACCGTGTTTGCGCTCATGTACGCGCTGCAGGTGGAGATGAAGTTCGATCCGCATCTATTCGATCCGAAGATATCGAAGATCATCGCGGCGCGCATCTTCGATGCGGTCTTCGATCCGCCGATCGGCCAGTAAACACAACGCGAAAAAATCGCGGCTGCCTCACGGCAGCCCGATCTATTGCTCGCTTTGAAGCCGCCGCTGTAGCTAGAGCTGCATGAGCCACTCGGAGAAGAGCCTTTGCGCGGCGTTGCGGAGCGGCGCGACGCATGCTGCGGCATCGTTACGAATTGTGCGCGGATCAATCTTCGCTTCGCCGAGCTCCGCGGCATGACCGATGAGCCACTGCTCCATCCCTGCGACGTTGTCGATCTCCGGATGGAACTGCAGAGCCAGCACATACTCGTCGATCGCGAAAGCCTGGTTGGCGCAAAGCGATGTGCTCGCGAGGCGCGAGGCGCCTGCAGGGATGGCGAAGCCATCACCATGCCAATGCAACACCTTCACGCCATCCAGATGACGCAGCGGCGAGTGGCGACCCTCATCGGTGAGGTCAATGGTGGCGAACCCGATCTCTTTGTGGCTGGTGGGCGCGACGTCAGCGCCGAGCGTGTAGGCGATCTGCTGCGCGCCCAGGCAAATGCCGAGCGTGGGCAGCTTCGCGTCGAGGCGCTTTGCGAGCAGATTGCGTTCCACGGCGAGGAATGGATAGTGCTCGTCCTCATAAACGCCGACGGGCGCGCCGAGCACGATGAGCAAGTCGGGCCGCAACGGATCGATCCGCGTGAGGTCGCTGACGCCGATGTCGAAGTAGCTGATGTGGAAGCCTTGCGCGCTGAGGACGGACTCGAGCGACCCGAGGCCCTCGAAGTGGACGTGACGGATGGCAACTGCGGATTTCATGGTGGCTTCCTTCTTGTTCTGCGCGATGGCTAAGCGGTGCGTGCGATGTACTCGCCGATGATTTCGGCACACTCTTCGAGGAAGACGCTGTCGGCAGCGGAGAAGGCCGCTGGATCGTGACTGTCGATGTCAATTTCCCCGATGGCTTTGCCGTTCACGCGAATGGGAACGACGATCTCCGACTTCGTTTCGAGAGAGCAGGCGAGGTAGCGCGGGTCGGAGTTCACGTCGTCGACGATGACGGTAGCATCCTGCGCGACGGCCGCGCCGCAGATGCCCTGCGTGACCGGGATGCGTGTGTGCTCCGTGGCTGCACCGTGGAAGGCGCCGAGTACGAGCATCGTTTCGTCGTCCGGATCGAGCATGTAGAA
The nucleotide sequence above comes from Granulicella cerasi. Encoded proteins:
- a CDS encoding DUF1440 domain-containing protein, which produces MAVKTEKHVVRGVLAGIAGGLVAAWMMNEFQAGPGKALTRAVNTPQENADAALHEGEPYQDATMKTADTLTELATGGRHLTWEQQERGGPIVHYAFGAIMGGLYGGLAELCSTASAGYGTGFGSALFVGADVLGVPALGLGAWPDEYPMHTLATPYAAHLVYGATTELVRRAVRKAL
- a CDS encoding type II toxin-antitoxin system VapC family toxin; the encoded protein is MKLLPDTHILLWFATDAKELPREARRLLESDDHELFFSVASIWEVATKFALQRKDFTIDPEPLRLGLLQHGFQELDVQSKHAMALRTMPHVHRDPFDRMLVAQCLVEGLTLLTADRTLSKYAAPVRLV
- the ruvA gene encoding Holliday junction branch migration protein RuvA; its protein translation is MIAHLRGTLLFKSPNAVVLECAGVGYELAVSVATFTDLGAEGSEAKLHVHTHVREDAFSLFGFSELQEKRLFEKLLTISGIGPKLAITVLSGISAERLVGAIRGGDHATLTKIPGIGKKTAERVVLELKDKLDDMQGYTPAGEVVPSLGAVADDVLSALVNLGYLRPTAQKAVETAAKDASIAGEFEKLFRAAMSAVR
- a CDS encoding bifunctional folylpolyglutamate synthase/dihydrofolate synthase, whose product is MTYAEALEKLASLGPEVRTGRAADGGAGMPPRKFSLDHIRVLLAELGSPETSFPSVLVAGTNGKGSTTATLASIAAHAGLKTGWYTSPHLLRVNERIHVSDGAKLVEIPDEAFGDAFGRAWSAAENLVSEGKLPHMPSFFEFFTATAFVYFAEQKIELAVLEVGLGGRLDATNAVEPIISVITDIGIDHTEFLGNTITEIAREKAGILRKDGVLVTLSQHQEANAAIGEVAMSLGVRGVDAARCLPPRSLMATGGIADEYSPLPRNKYAVAIDGEPILVNSPLRGVHQQRNLALAIATALELRANHGFTQITNAAIEAGIRETVWPGRLEWIPARGGRAAMLLDVAHNPAGAWTLRDALSHLPESMPRTLLFSALHDKPIADLARVLFPLFDSSSSDPERKGDHVVLAPIQNVRAATVDELLAAAHELDVPAHGAPHVPAALKQAEDVTPRDGVIVVTGSIFLVAEIRALLMEEKVR
- a CDS encoding type II toxin-antitoxin system Phd/YefM family antitoxin, with the protein product MAMTTVNIHEAKTNLSKLIQMVEAGEEVIIARAGKPAVRLSAFVAPEKPKRKAGFLKDYGFKMPKDIKKPFEKDIEEMFYGNPKKFSK
- a CDS encoding lysophospholipid acyltransferase family protein, which codes for MPQATQPIDVKPTHQPKMPPPFWKWTTYLLLMPLIALATTFFGTISLIAGLWDKSGRQQHWIARQWARLLLKIALSPVEVVNGERLKGLGCAVYASNHLSYYDTPVLFAKLPFQYRIMAKAPLWKIPFIGWYLNRSGQVPIDQSSARAGVASLARGVKTLDAGLPLVIFPEGGRAATGELQSMLAGAAWMAIKAQVPLVPLTLVGTYELLPIHVYALHPRPLKLIVGEPISTAGLTTKDAETLTAQMRQVIFDTFVAEHR